Below is a genomic region from bacterium.
GGGGGGACGGCATGAAGACGGGCGTGCGGGCGTTGAGGTCGAAACGCTGTGCAAACTGGCGGTTCAGGGTCGCCAGGGAGTCCTCGCTGTGGCTCACGGCCTTCGGCGGTCCGGTGGTGCTGGAGGTGAACATGAGGTGGGCAGTGGTCCCGGGAACACGGCCGGATCCCGCCCGGCCGCTACCGGTGCTATGCAGGTCAAGGGCAGTGTGATCGGCCAGGCCCACGGCCACGCCGCCGGTCCGGGCGGCGGCCTCCCGGATGGCCTCGGCGGGCGCCGACCGCCGGTGGCGGCTCACGGAAATGGCGAGAGCGGGTTTGACCAACTCGAAGATGTGAAGCAGGTGGCCCGCCTCGGTGGTCACGGGAGGGGTCGCCGGAACGTGGCCGGCCCGCAGCACGGCCAGGAACATCACCATCCAGGGAGTGGTGTTGGGCAGGTGTACCACCACGACCCGCCCTGCGTCGCCGACAGCCGCCCGGATCTGTTCGGCTGCTTCGCCCGCCGCGTTCCAGAGGTCGCCCCGTGACAGGGTCTCGCGGGCGCTTACCAGTGCCGGCTCGTCAGGGGACTCGGACACGTGGGACTCGAAGCGATCCACCAGTCGCTGGCCGGTGCACCACCCGGCACGCCGGTAGCGGGCCGCGGCATCGCCGGAGAGGTCCTCCGAGTCAGCCGGCGCCATGGCGTCGATACCCGTGACCGCGCTGTCTAAAGGAGGCGGGGTCGACCTGGCATGACCGGAACGGTAGCCGGAGCCGCGGGAGCGGCACCGTCGGAGACCTGCTGGATCCACGGCCCGGCCGCTCGAGGTCGGCGATGCGGTTGACCCCTGGCCGAGACCCGTCCATGAAGTACCTACTACCCGTGCTGCCGGACTCGCCTACATCCTCAGCCCAGGGCTTCCGTCGCGTCGATCAGGACGCATGGACTCGCGGGTGCCTGTTGGACTGCCGGGGGAGATCGGACCATTCTCGCCTTTGGGGAGTCCCGTACTCCGCAAGCCGGCCACGTCTCCCTCGCTTGTATGTCGTGTTCAGGTACTTGTAAGGCGCGAGGCCTCGGCGTTCAGCAGTCGGGCCGGGATGTCGGGATCGTCGACAGTCACCACGAACACCTTCCCGTCGTGAAGGTCGAGGCGGATGCCGGGGCCGGCGCGCAGGACCACGGCGGCGCGGTTCATGAGGGTCAGGTTGCCCCGGTATCCCCATCCTCCCCATTCGGAGGGGCGGACGTCTATGGCCTGGGCGGTGGCGATGCGACTCAGGGGCACGAACGTACCGGGCCACCCGAGGAACCCGTAACGGACGGTTAGCCCCGATCGGTCGGCGGTCACGCGTATGCGGCTGAAGGTGGTGGTGATGAGCGCCGGCGCCAGCAGGACCAGCGCGAACCACGGTTCCACCAACTGCGTGAGGACCAGGACTACGAGAACGGTGACCAGGCCCAGCAGCAGCGGCCACCTAGCAGACAGGGTGGCGGTCCAGAAGGCCCGCTCGCCCGGAGCGAGGTCCATCGCCGGCGGCGCTGTGTCGATGCCGGGGTCGTCGGCGGTCGGAAGGGCCGAGGCGATCCAGGCTGCCGCGCTGCCGAAGATGAGGCTGCCGCCGATCCACAGGATCAGTACCCAGGGGGACAGCGTCGCCTCCTGCCACCGTTCCAGCCCTCTCTGGCCGATGGCGGTGGTGGCGAGTATCCCTGCCGCCAGCGCTCCGATGAACGCTCCGATGAACGACGCGCCCAGGCCGACCATCGGCTGGAGCCTCTCCCGGATCAGGGCGACGGCCACGCACATCCCCAGGCCGATCACCATCAGCGCTCCGACAACGAAGAGGAACAGCTCCGGTGACATGGAATCGTCCGCCCGGCCGGAGATGCCGAAGTGACTTGCCACCCGATCCGGGAGGTCGGACCGGTAGGCAAGGTACGGGCCGAGGCCCGCACCCACCACGGCGGCGGGGATGCCGGCGCCCAGGACCGCTCTCCGTGTCCGTTCGTTCATAGTTGCACCTCTACCAGTCGGAGGATCTCACGGTTGCCCAGCCCAGCGCGGCGCGCTTCGCTGACCAGGCTGCGGGCGAGCTCGACGTGGCGGGCCGCCGACTTGGCGTCCCGCGCCACCGATGTTCCGCGGCCTCTGCGGACCTCCAGCAAGCCCTCGTCGCGCAGCGTCTGGAACGCCCGGAGGACCGTGTGCATGTTCACCCCCAGGCCCTTCGCCAGGTCACGAGCCGGGGGCAGCTTCTCGCCCTCCGCGAGCTCACGAGCGGCGATGCCACGCCGTATCTGACCGGCCAACTGTTCGTGAAGGGGCTGCGGTGACTGCGCATCGATCTTCCAGAGCATAGTTCTATTATAACTAGAACTATACATATAGGCAATCCCGGCGAGGCCGGGCTCCGGCGTCGGAGCATCGGTTTCGCTGAGCCCTACTGGAGCCGCCGGCTTATATGGCTTAGGTATCGATGGAGGCGTAGTCCAACACAGGAATCGAAGATCAACAACTTCCGGGGGGCCGGAATCGTGCGATCGTCCCCGCACGGCCGTATTCACCAGCCGAGTTCGGGAAACCTTGTCGGGTCGGGCCGACTGTCTCTAGCGCTGAGATGCTCCAGCTCGTTACGCCAGCTGTTGATCTGTGTTCGTAGCTGCTGCCACTCGCGATCGCTCAGATCGAAGTCTCCCCTCGGCAGTGCCTCGAATACAGCCAGCGAGCGTAGCAACTGTCCGGGATGCAGCTTCGGGTGTTTCCGTTGAGCCAATTCGTACAGGCGAGCAAACCCGACCCGATCCGCTAGCGCTGCGACGTCGATGTAGTCGCGGGCCTCGCCTCGATCGGCGAGTGCTAGGAGCTTGTCAGCTCCCAACTCCCGCTCGGAGAGGAGAACACTCCCTTCGATCATGTCCGGCGGCCACAGCCGGACGTCCCAAGCCAGATCAATGCGTGCGGTGTCTTGCCCATCGGAAACGCTGAGCCTGGCGAAGCCCGGGTGGTCCTGGACCCGTCCCGTGCGGAGGCCTTCTTGTTCGAGGCGGGCTTCGAGGGCTGGGAGAAGCCGATCGACATCTCTCAAGGATGTCGCGAAGTAGTCCAGGTCCGCGGTCGCGCGCGCTACAACACCGCGGACGATCAGAGCACCCCCTCCGGCCAATGCCACATCGGCCGCTTCGGGGATGGTGTCGATGATCTGCCGCAGGCGACGCTGCAAGGGGGACAGCATGCCGTTGCTCTATAGGAGACCGCGCTGGTGTAACCATGGCCCCCACACGTCTCTCACATACGAGGGCAAGATCATCTGGCGCCACAAACGAGCGAGTTCCTCAACCCGGATGAACCGGCGGACATCCTCGGCGACGCCATGGGACAGCACCTGCTTGTACACGGAAATGCGGTCCGCTACATCGTCGAGGTCGTACACCCGATCTCCGCTCCAGCGAACATGGCGCGGCAACTCGATCCGCCCGCTCGCCTTGACCACCCAAGGGGCGTCAACATCGTCGGGTACGGCTACGGGCCGGTACCAGGCAGTTGGACGGGCTGAACTAGAGGAACTCATCACCGCACGTATGGTACCGGTACAGCAGACCGGCCACCCGACCTCTGTCCATACGGCCGCTCACCAAGTCCCACGCCCGGCCTGGTCAGATGGTGCCGCGGGCCGACATCGAGCCGCTTGAGCGATATGGCGTTGCTCGTGTCACAACACGTAGTTACGTTTCCTGAGGAGATGCGCGAGGTGTGCGTGGGCAGATTGAGGGGACCGCGGGTGTCCGACTCGGGCTGCGACCCTCAACAGCACTGAGGAAGACGGGGCCGCGGGAGGTCGGTTTGATGCGGAACGACGACTCGCTGGCGACCATCCTCCTGGTGAGCAGGATGGCGCGTGACGGCGTGGCGCCTCTCAATGCTTCGCAGTTCTGGCGCCTGGTCGATCAGGTTGGGGATCCGGGTGGTCTACCCGGAAGGTCCGAGGACGATCTGATCGGCTCCGGGTTGGGGGCGGAAGTGGCGGCCCGGGTGGTGAGACTCCTTTCGCGGGGTGTCGCGATGGCGTTCGAGTTGGACCGGCTCGACCAGTCCGGAATGTCCACTTTGACGCCGTTCGACGAGGGCTATCCGGAGCGCTTGCATGCGAGGCTCGGATCGAAGAGGCCAGCGATCCTCCATGCCGCCGGCGCCCTCGAGCTCCTCGATCAGCCGGGTGTCGGTGTCGTCGGAAGCCGCAACGTGAGCAGGGAGGGCGCCGAAGTCGCCAAGGCGCTGGGACGGC
It encodes:
- a CDS encoding DUF1648 domain-containing protein, which gives rise to MNERTRRAVLGAGIPAAVVGAGLGPYLAYRSDLPDRVASHFGISGRADDSMSPELFLFVVGALMVIGLGMCVAVALIRERLQPMVGLGASFIGAFIGALAAGILATTAIGQRGLERWQEATLSPWVLILWIGGSLIFGSAAAWIASALPTADDPGIDTAPPAMDLAPGERAFWTATLSARWPLLLGLVTVLVVLVLTQLVEPWFALVLLAPALITTTFSRIRVTADRSGLTVRYGFLGWPGTFVPLSRIATAQAIDVRPSEWGGWGYRGNLTLMNRAAVVLRAGPGIRLDLHDGKVFVVTVDDPDIPARLLNAEASRLTST
- a CDS encoding GntR family transcriptional regulator, whose protein sequence is MLWKIDAQSPQPLHEQLAGQIRRGIAARELAEGEKLPPARDLAKGLGVNMHTVLRAFQTLRDEGLLEVRRGRGTSVARDAKSAARHVELARSLVSEARRAGLGNREILRLVEVQL
- a CDS encoding nucleotidyl transferase AbiEii/AbiGii toxin family protein → MLSPLQRRLRQIIDTIPEAADVALAGGGALIVRGVVARATADLDYFATSLRDVDRLLPALEARLEQEGLRTGRVQDHPGFARLSVSDGQDTARIDLAWDVRLWPPDMIEGSVLLSERELGADKLLALADRGEARDYIDVAALADRVGFARLYELAQRKHPKLHPGQLLRSLAVFEALPRGDFDLSDREWQQLRTQINSWRNELEHLSARDSRPDPTRFPELGW